The following nucleotide sequence is from Pedobacter sp. PACM 27299.
TATAGACCATTTAATTGAACATTATCCTTTTTATAAATACACCTACTCCAAGTTTATAAATGCTTCATATTGGGCAAACAACTGTAAATATTGCGGAGTATTGCAAGGTGATAATTACCTGCATGAGGAGCCAGGAGGTTCTTTCTGTCCAACAATATATGATCCTGTTGACCTGAAAATTATTTCATTTGATCTGGAATATGATCCTATCATCCGTGGTTCTTATGGCGGTTCACAATCAGAAGATATGGATTTTTCAGCTTTTTTTAGGTAACAGGGGGGAATTTGAAATAATGGGGCATTTGCTTAGGTTAGTTTAATATATAACTTCTGACAAATGGTACAATAAAATGTCCTTCTTCGGGTTTTTCCCAGATGTCCTTTCTCTAGGGGATGATCCAGTGGGCAATGTTTTTTTGTATTAACCAGCCAATGTTTTTTGAGTACATAAGCTTTCTTCCATGCCAGGAAATCAAAACTGTATTGCCTTGCCTCCTTTACAAGCAATTTAAGTTTTGGTAAGGGAATCGCTGCTATTTTACTTAAAGGATGTATGCCTGCACGATAGAGCACTTCATTTTTTATGATATTGCCTACACCTGAGAAGATTTGCTGATCCAGCAGGAGATCACAGATCAGTTCTTCAGGCTTTGCCCTGATAATTTTCAAGGCTTGTTTTGGATCCCATTCCTCAGCCATAACATCTATAGACCAATCATAACTATCGTTAATATCGCCTTCCACATATTTTAAGGAACAGGTATAGAAATTTAGTTCCGCCTCTTCAAAAGACAGCCTAAGCCTGACAGCGGATTCCTTTCGCTCATTAATCCGATAACTGCCAAACATCATGAAATGGATCCTGAGTGTGAAAGTCTCAAAGCAGATTAAAAAATGCTTGCCCCAGCTCCTGAAAGCAAGCAAATGCTGATGAAGCATTCTTTCCTTCTCGATTTTTGTATTGCCATCGATACCAATTACCTGTTGACCTTCTAAATGAAGAGATTCAACGAGTTCCCTTAGAAT
It contains:
- a CDS encoding DNA-formamidopyrimidine glycosylase family protein codes for the protein MSRSFAMPEGPSIVILRELVESLHLEGQQVIGIDGNTKIEKERMLHQHLLAFRSWGKHFLICFETFTLRIHFMMFGSYRINERKESAVRLRLSFEEAELNFYTCSLKYVEGDINDSYDWSIDVMAEEWDPKQALKIIRAKPEELICDLLLDQQIFSGVGNIIKNEVLYRAGIHPLSKIAAIPLPKLKLLVKEARQYSFDFLAWKKAYVLKKHWLVNTKKHCPLDHPLEKGHLGKTRRRTFYCTICQKLYIKLT